A window of Brevibacterium ihuae contains these coding sequences:
- a CDS encoding thiamine pyrophosphate-binding protein, with amino-acid sequence MNDLHTAAAATPSDTLPAANRNGGLAVVATLAAHGVDTIFGIPGTHNLELYRHLPHFGIAAVTPRHEQGAGYAADGYHLLSGRPGVVITTSGPGLTNVVTAAATAYAESRPMLILSPGVPTGMEGADAGLLHETKDSSGALSHPLVSSRRARTAEGAAQAVADAFALFASSRPGPVHIEVPLDVLEGPWWGTAPHPLAPRLPRATADTVDRAAGLLRGARRPLIIAGGGSRHAADRLTALAERLDAPVATTCNGKGVLDESHPLALGSNIRFGAVQEASRDADVLLVLGTELADSDLWGGSVGAQNGPAHDPAGSAAPGPAGTTDGLALESARDVRAPRPDGQQVIRCDIDPDQLNKNLIGDVLVHSDTGIFLDALLTALDAGRGGADGDGAPQGSVASAAADTTDGRRRAEDLRTACAAEFDEAGIGSRITRAVAAAGGPDVVIGGDSSQVTYDGTVHALRARRPDQLLYMPGFATLGYGIPAALGAKIAAPERAVVALLGDGAAMFSVQEVMTAVELGLAIPFVVVDNGGYAEIEDQMTARDMAPFAVRLARPDFAALGRAMGAHGTTVDVPVESPKFDSAVRAAVSAALTADRPTVIHVLAPR; translated from the coding sequence GTGAACGACCTGCACACCGCCGCAGCAGCGACCCCGTCGGACACGCTGCCCGCGGCGAACCGCAACGGCGGACTCGCCGTCGTCGCCACGCTCGCGGCCCACGGGGTCGACACGATCTTCGGCATCCCGGGCACGCACAACCTCGAGCTCTACCGCCACCTGCCGCACTTCGGCATCGCCGCTGTGACTCCCCGCCACGAGCAGGGAGCGGGCTACGCCGCCGACGGCTACCACCTGCTCAGCGGCCGGCCCGGGGTCGTCATCACGACCTCGGGGCCGGGCCTGACGAACGTCGTCACCGCCGCGGCCACCGCCTACGCCGAGTCCCGGCCGATGCTCATCCTCTCCCCCGGCGTGCCCACCGGCATGGAGGGCGCGGACGCCGGGCTGCTCCACGAGACCAAGGACTCCTCCGGCGCGCTCAGCCATCCGCTCGTCTCCTCCCGCCGAGCCCGGACCGCCGAGGGGGCCGCCCAGGCCGTCGCCGATGCGTTCGCCCTCTTCGCCTCGAGCCGCCCCGGGCCGGTCCACATCGAAGTCCCCCTCGACGTCCTCGAGGGACCGTGGTGGGGCACCGCTCCGCACCCGCTCGCCCCGCGGCTGCCGCGCGCTACCGCGGACACCGTGGACCGGGCCGCCGGTCTGCTCCGGGGCGCCCGCCGACCCCTCATCATCGCCGGCGGCGGCTCCCGGCACGCCGCGGACCGCCTCACCGCGCTCGCCGAGCGCCTCGATGCGCCGGTGGCGACGACGTGCAACGGCAAGGGCGTGCTCGACGAGTCCCACCCGCTCGCCCTCGGCTCGAACATCCGGTTCGGTGCCGTGCAGGAGGCGAGCCGGGACGCCGACGTGCTCCTCGTGCTCGGCACCGAGCTCGCGGACTCCGACCTCTGGGGCGGATCCGTGGGAGCGCAGAACGGGCCGGCGCACGACCCCGCGGGATCGGCCGCGCCCGGCCCCGCCGGCACCACCGACGGCCTGGCGCTCGAGTCTGCGCGCGACGTCCGCGCCCCGCGCCCCGACGGGCAGCAGGTCATCCGCTGCGACATCGACCCCGATCAGCTCAACAAGAACCTCATCGGCGACGTCCTCGTCCACTCCGACACCGGGATCTTCCTCGACGCGCTCCTCACCGCCCTCGACGCGGGCCGCGGCGGTGCGGACGGCGACGGAGCCCCGCAGGGGTCCGTTGCGAGTGCCGCTGCGGACACCACCGACGGGCGGCGCCGGGCGGAGGACCTGCGCACGGCGTGCGCCGCCGAGTTCGACGAGGCGGGCATCGGCTCCCGGATCACCCGCGCCGTCGCCGCGGCGGGCGGCCCGGACGTCGTCATCGGCGGGGACTCGTCCCAGGTCACCTACGACGGGACCGTCCACGCCCTGCGCGCCCGGCGGCCCGATCAGCTCCTCTACATGCCGGGCTTCGCGACCCTCGGCTACGGCATCCCCGCAGCCCTCGGGGCGAAGATCGCCGCGCCCGAGCGGGCGGTCGTCGCGCTGTTGGGCGACGGTGCGGCGATGTTCTCTGTGCAGGAGGTCATGACGGCCGTCGAACTCGGACTCGCGATCCCCTTCGTCGTCGTCGACAACGGCGGCTACGCGGAGATCGAGGACCAGATGACCGCCCGGGACATGGCGCCGTTCGCCGTCCGCCTCGCGCGGCCCGATTTCGCCGCCCTCGGCCGGGCGATGGGCGCCCATGGCACCACCGTGGACGTGCCCGTCGAGTCCCCGAAGTTCGACTCCGCCGTGCGCGCGGCGGTCTCCGCAGCCCTCACCGCCGATCGTCCGACAGTCATCCACGTTCTCGCTCCC
- the speB gene encoding agmatinase codes for MTDQTPLGPADYSLTPRFAGPPTFGLLPRLDEVEAARPGAPVDVKILGVPFDAGVSYRPGARFGPAHIRQASKLLRPYNQATDIHPFAAQQIVDCGDLGVNPFDIEAAITAVEESADALRADGAKLLTLGGDHTLALPNLRSVHRTHGKIAVLHFDAHLDTWDTYMGAPYTHGTPFRRASEEGLLDLERCMHVGIRGPLYGQEDLTDDGVLGFRILRADDYEFRPLPAIVADIRRRLGDAPVYLSIDIDVLDPAAAPGTGTPEAGGMTSRELLNSLRGLQGLDIVGAEIVEVAPAYDHAEVTGLAAAQVGYEILSLWAAGRGGADRPTGPVAEHLTGGAE; via the coding sequence ATGACCGATCAGACACCCCTCGGACCGGCGGACTACAGCCTGACCCCGCGCTTCGCAGGCCCGCCCACCTTCGGCCTGCTGCCGCGCCTCGACGAGGTCGAGGCGGCGCGACCCGGCGCTCCCGTCGACGTCAAGATCCTCGGCGTCCCGTTCGACGCCGGGGTGAGCTACCGCCCCGGGGCCCGGTTCGGGCCCGCGCACATCCGTCAGGCATCGAAGCTGCTCCGGCCCTACAACCAGGCGACCGACATCCACCCGTTCGCCGCACAGCAGATCGTCGACTGCGGGGACCTCGGCGTCAACCCCTTCGACATCGAGGCCGCGATCACCGCCGTCGAGGAGTCCGCCGACGCGCTGCGCGCCGACGGTGCGAAGCTCCTCACCCTCGGCGGGGACCACACCCTGGCGCTGCCCAATCTCCGCTCGGTGCACCGCACCCACGGGAAGATCGCCGTGCTCCACTTCGACGCGCACCTCGACACCTGGGACACCTACATGGGTGCTCCCTACACCCACGGGACGCCGTTCCGCCGGGCCTCGGAGGAGGGGCTGCTCGACCTCGAGCGGTGCATGCACGTCGGCATCCGCGGCCCCCTCTACGGGCAGGAGGACCTCACCGACGACGGTGTCCTCGGATTCCGGATCCTCCGCGCCGACGACTACGAGTTCCGGCCGCTGCCGGCCATCGTCGCCGACATCCGGCGCCGGCTCGGCGACGCCCCGGTGTACCTCTCGATCGACATCGACGTCCTCGACCCGGCCGCCGCCCCCGGCACCGGCACCCCGGAGGCCGGCGGGATGACGAGCCGGGAGCTCCTCAACTCGCTGCGCGGGCTCCAGGGCCTCGACATCGTCGGCGCGGAGATCGTCGAGGTCGCGCCCGCCTACGACCACGCGGAGGTCACCGGGCTCGCCGCGGCGCAGGTCGGCTACGAGATCCTCTCCCTGTGGGCCGCCGGCCGCGGCGGGGCCGACCGCCCGACCGGGCCGGTCGCCGAGCACCTCACCGGGGGTGCCGAGTGA
- a CDS encoding vWA domain-containing protein, whose amino-acid sequence MNATQLIFQPILPWAALAALFVLLVGGCIALAVLTPARRGRWILRAAALLVLGTAFTRPGVPLQTVSQTAAAAADVFVLVDTTASMVAEDQGGGQTRLAGVKEDMTELLEQVPGARVSMIAFGSSAAVRVPLTTDHSAFASAIETIGPEVTLYSGGSSVTEARDLLLERLADAEEQNPANARLVYYFGDGEQTARSEPQSMAEIGPHIDGGAVFGYGTTTGGPMKETRSYYSADEEADYIEDPSTGDRALSVIDEDNLRTIAGDLGVDYHHRTTGTPLSAVHTAPQFDEILVDTEGFGGITEYFWIPLLAVFAWIVVEATFAMRRVRALARLHSTITEGTP is encoded by the coding sequence GTGAACGCGACGCAGCTGATCTTCCAGCCGATCCTCCCGTGGGCCGCCCTCGCGGCGCTGTTCGTCCTGCTCGTCGGCGGATGCATCGCGCTCGCCGTCCTCACCCCCGCCCGGCGCGGCCGCTGGATCCTCCGCGCCGCCGCGCTCCTCGTGCTCGGCACCGCGTTCACCCGGCCCGGGGTCCCGCTGCAGACGGTGAGCCAGACCGCCGCCGCGGCCGCCGACGTCTTCGTCCTCGTCGACACCACGGCCTCGATGGTGGCCGAGGACCAGGGCGGCGGGCAGACGCGCCTCGCCGGGGTCAAGGAGGACATGACCGAGCTCCTCGAGCAGGTGCCCGGAGCCCGGGTGAGCATGATCGCCTTCGGGTCGAGCGCGGCGGTGCGGGTGCCGCTCACCACGGACCACTCGGCGTTCGCCTCTGCGATCGAGACCATCGGGCCCGAGGTCACCCTGTACTCCGGCGGCAGCTCGGTGACCGAGGCCCGGGATCTGCTGCTCGAGCGGCTCGCCGACGCCGAGGAGCAGAACCCGGCCAATGCGCGCCTCGTCTACTACTTCGGGGACGGGGAGCAGACGGCGCGGTCGGAGCCGCAGTCGATGGCCGAGATCGGCCCGCACATCGACGGCGGCGCGGTGTTCGGCTATGGCACGACCACCGGCGGGCCGATGAAGGAGACGCGCTCGTACTACTCCGCGGACGAGGAGGCGGACTACATCGAGGACCCGAGCACCGGGGACCGCGCCCTCTCCGTCATCGACGAGGACAACCTGCGCACGATCGCGGGCGACCTCGGCGTCGACTACCACCACCGGACGACCGGCACTCCGCTGTCCGCCGTCCACACCGCTCCGCAGTTCGACGAGATCCTCGTCGACACCGAGGGGTTCGGCGGCATCACCGAGTACTTCTGGATCCCGCTGCTCGCGGTGTTCGCCTGGATCGTCGTCGAGGCGACGTTCGCGATGCGGCGCGTCCGCGCGCTCGCTCGGCTCCATTCCACGATCACCGAGGGGACGCCATGA
- a CDS encoding vWA domain-containing protein: MVLKFWWLALALLPVAGLTVWLLSRPGRAAAGRVPVARLHRLTALRAFAQRRKALLIGAIAVFLVAAFTALSALVGIARPARTETINPERHLRDVMLCLDASGSMTSYDAQILESYLEMLDSFDGERIGMTVFNSTAVSVFPLTDDYQMVEEFLAEAKRGFETGGLEGTDFLAGTVDTAIGGSSLIGDGLTSCVDNFDRHGEERSRSIIFATDNQLAGTPIFSLDEATDIAVEEKVRVYTLAPRSLFAGSEISELQTTARDTGGAHHQLGSAQAVGGIVEDIQQQEAQKTSAKSITLVHDQPVVPLVLTLLGIIACFVLAWRFSL, from the coding sequence ATGGTCCTGAAGTTCTGGTGGCTCGCCCTCGCCCTCCTGCCCGTCGCCGGGCTCACCGTGTGGCTGCTCTCCCGTCCCGGCAGGGCCGCAGCCGGCCGCGTGCCGGTCGCCCGCCTCCACCGCCTCACCGCGCTGCGCGCGTTCGCCCAGCGCCGGAAGGCCCTCCTCATCGGTGCGATCGCCGTGTTCCTCGTCGCGGCGTTCACCGCGCTCAGCGCCCTCGTCGGCATCGCGCGGCCGGCCCGCACGGAGACGATCAATCCGGAGCGGCACCTGCGCGACGTCATGCTCTGCCTCGACGCCTCGGGGTCGATGACTTCGTACGATGCCCAGATCCTCGAGTCGTACCTCGAGATGCTCGACTCCTTCGACGGCGAGCGGATCGGGATGACGGTGTTCAACTCCACCGCGGTGTCGGTGTTCCCGCTCACCGACGACTACCAGATGGTCGAGGAGTTCCTCGCGGAGGCGAAGCGCGGGTTCGAGACCGGCGGCCTCGAGGGCACCGACTTCCTCGCCGGCACGGTCGACACCGCGATCGGCGGCTCCTCACTCATCGGCGACGGACTGACCTCGTGCGTGGACAACTTCGACCGGCACGGCGAGGAGCGCTCCCGCTCGATCATCTTCGCCACCGACAACCAGCTCGCCGGCACCCCGATCTTCTCCCTCGACGAGGCGACCGACATCGCGGTGGAGGAGAAGGTCCGCGTCTACACACTCGCACCCCGCTCGCTGTTCGCGGGTTCCGAGATCTCCGAGCTGCAGACGACCGCGCGCGACACCGGCGGCGCCCACCACCAGCTCGGCAGCGCCCAGGCCGTCGGCGGGATCGTCGAGGACATCCAGCAGCAGGAGGCGCAGAAGACGAGCGCGAAGTCGATCACCCTCGTCCACGACCAGCCGGTGGTGCCGCTCGTGCTCACCCTGCTCGGGATCATCGCGTGCTTCGTCCTCGCCTGGAGGTTCTCCCTGTGA
- a CDS encoding DUF58 domain-containing protein: protein MAALLTKVKARMTIHAHRKTRGLLQGDYASVFHGHSLDFDDLREYVPGDEVRDIDWKATARHSTPLVKRYVAHRRHALALVVDSGMDFDAIAASGEPKRELAILLAGMAGYLAVRHGDDVMLVHGDARTTHSSPMKGTEAHLEQLLRRIQAAGRSAAGSRISAQLTWVAEHLRRRMIVLVIADESPVTEEHLPLLRRLAAQHEIMWLTIADADLSTLGGEAGAPYEITAAERGGLPDELLSGAALWDEYHRAEAARRRETALTLRRAGIAHVRVAHSQEALGQLRRLMKRQRRERR from the coding sequence ATGGCCGCCCTCCTCACCAAGGTCAAGGCGCGGATGACCATCCACGCCCACCGGAAGACGCGCGGTCTGCTCCAGGGCGACTACGCCTCGGTGTTCCACGGCCACAGCCTCGACTTCGACGACCTCCGCGAGTACGTGCCCGGCGACGAGGTCCGCGACATCGACTGGAAGGCCACCGCGCGCCACTCGACCCCGCTCGTCAAGCGCTACGTCGCGCACCGCCGCCACGCGCTCGCGCTCGTCGTCGACTCCGGCATGGACTTCGATGCGATCGCCGCCTCCGGCGAGCCCAAGCGCGAGCTCGCGATCCTGCTCGCCGGGATGGCCGGCTACCTCGCCGTCCGCCACGGGGACGACGTCATGCTCGTCCACGGCGACGCGCGCACGACGCACTCCTCGCCCATGAAGGGCACCGAGGCCCACCTCGAACAGCTCCTCCGCCGCATCCAGGCCGCCGGCCGGAGCGCGGCAGGCTCCCGCATCAGCGCCCAGCTCACGTGGGTCGCCGAGCACCTGCGGCGACGGATGATCGTCCTCGTCATCGCCGACGAGTCGCCGGTCACCGAGGAGCACCTGCCGCTGCTGCGCCGGCTCGCCGCCCAGCACGAGATCATGTGGCTCACCATCGCCGACGCCGACCTCTCGACCCTCGGGGGCGAGGCCGGGGCGCCGTACGAGATCACCGCCGCCGAGCGCGGCGGGCTGCCCGACGAACTCCTGTCCGGCGCCGCGCTGTGGGACGAGTACCACCGTGCCGAGGCCGCCCGCCGCCGGGAGACCGCGCTCACCCTGCGGCGCGCAGGCATCGCCCATGTCCGGGTCGCGCACTCCCAGGAGGCGCTCGGACAGCTCCGCCGACTCATGAAGAGGCAGCGCCGTGAACGCCGCTGA
- a CDS encoding AAA family ATPase, which yields MSQPAPANTQEISQASEILTAVEKHLDRFVVGQGRLRETLALGLLTGGHLLLESVPGLAKTTAAAALAGAVGGEFARIQCTPDLLPSDIIGSQIYNSTSGRFEIQLGPVHANIVLLDEINRSSAKTQSAMLEAMQEKQTTIGGTRFDLPSPFLVMATQNPIEQEGTYQLPEAQLDRFMIKDVLDYPNPGEELEILRRLDAGVFDLDRPPAPACSLDDVRTLQRYARSIYVDPAISRYLVEVVAATRNAARYIGPLAQFIECGASPRASIAFTNASRALAMVRGRNYVIPEDVKDLAVRILRHRILLNFEAVAENIPVEHVIGELLKTIRTP from the coding sequence ATGAGCCAGCCAGCACCGGCGAACACGCAGGAGATCAGCCAGGCCTCGGAGATCCTCACCGCGGTCGAGAAGCACCTCGATCGCTTCGTCGTCGGGCAGGGGCGGCTCCGGGAGACCCTCGCGCTCGGACTCCTCACCGGCGGCCACCTCCTCCTCGAGTCGGTGCCCGGCCTCGCCAAGACCACCGCGGCCGCCGCGCTCGCCGGCGCCGTGGGCGGCGAGTTCGCCCGGATCCAGTGCACTCCCGACCTCCTCCCGAGCGACATCATCGGCTCCCAGATCTACAACTCGACCTCGGGCCGGTTCGAGATCCAGCTCGGCCCGGTGCACGCGAACATCGTCCTCCTCGACGAGATCAACCGCTCGAGCGCGAAGACCCAGTCCGCCATGCTCGAGGCGATGCAGGAGAAGCAGACGACGATCGGCGGCACCCGCTTCGACCTCCCCTCCCCCTTCCTCGTCATGGCGACCCAGAACCCGATCGAGCAGGAGGGCACGTACCAGCTGCCCGAGGCGCAGCTCGACCGGTTCATGATCAAGGACGTCCTCGACTACCCGAACCCGGGCGAGGAGCTCGAGATCCTCCGCCGCCTCGACGCCGGGGTGTTCGACCTCGACCGGCCGCCGGCCCCGGCGTGCTCGCTCGACGACGTGCGGACCCTCCAGCGCTATGCGCGCAGCATCTATGTCGACCCCGCCATCAGCCGCTACCTCGTCGAGGTCGTCGCGGCCACCCGGAACGCCGCCCGCTACATCGGACCGCTCGCCCAGTTCATCGAGTGCGGCGCCTCCCCGCGCGCCTCGATCGCCTTCACCAACGCCTCCCGCGCGCTCGCGATGGTGCGCGGTCGCAACTACGTCATCCCCGAGGACGTCAAGGACCTCGCGGTCCGCATCCTGCGCCACCGCATCCTCCTCAACTTCGAGGCCGTCGCGGAGAACATCCCCGTCGAGCACGTCATCGGCGAGCTCCTCAAGACGATCAGGACCCCCTGA